A window of the Pangasianodon hypophthalmus isolate fPanHyp1 chromosome 12, fPanHyp1.pri, whole genome shotgun sequence genome harbors these coding sequences:
- the plxdc1 gene encoding plexin domain-containing protein 1 isoform X2 translates to MGLCAVLLICLSQAELARVWSQELSGSLHGQSDVQRVRRDQQESSRSTQNRTGQEANGGGLAIDTLPDNMTKVVEDAQKYYSWRSFGPTDRRTQELWVDLNSVQEGQVRVHGILSNTHRQAARVALSFDFPFYGHQVRQITIATGGFIFTGEITHRMLTATQYIAPLMANFDPSFSRNSTVCYLDNGEVFVVQWDKVRLQGREAEGAFTFQAALHRNGTIVFGYRDVPLPVVKINSTEHPVKVGLSDAFMAFISSPQSPESKRRTIYEYHRVEVNTTEIVNRSAFVFSPLPTCLQHTNCDQCLHSNLTTGCGWCNILQRCSDGIDRHRQEWIDFSCSEEAKEGTCEDYSQGGADSSMSPFSSPVPAATPSPAARPGSPVTEDLQKGSPGEEEPPEHTAIIAGVVAALVLLVFLTLLAVYYINTHPTVAPPFYLMQRRTNNYWPSMKFRNQGCHSSYAEVELGFHEKDGFIEAEQC, encoded by the exons GTTCACTGCATGGACAGTCAGATGTACAGAGAGTCAGGAGAGATCAGCAGGAGTCGAGCCGGagtacacagaacagaacaggcCAGGAGGCAAACGGAGGAGGCCTCGCCATCGACACACTGCCCGACAACATGACCAAAGTGGTG GAGGACGCTCAAAAGTATTACTCATGGCGTAGCTTTGGCCCCACTGACAGACGAACTCAGGAGCTCTGGGTGGACCTGAATTCAGTCCAGGAGGGCCAAGTAAGGGTGCACGGCATCCTGTCCAACACACACCGACAGGCAGCG CGGGTGGCCCTTTCCTTTGACTTCCCCTTCTATGGACATCAAGTGAGGCAAATCACCATAGCAACTGGAG GGTTCATTTTCACTGGAGAGATTACGCATCGCATGCTGACGGCCACCCAGTACATTGCACCTCTCATGGCCAACTTTGACCCCAGTTTCTCAAGGAACTCCACTGTGTGCTACTTGGACAATG GTGAGGTGTTTGTTGTGCAGTGGGATAAGGTGAGGCTACAGGGCAGGGAGGCAGAGGGAGCCTTCACCTTCCAGGCTGCTCTTCACCGCAACGGGACCATTGTTTTTGGCTACAGAGAC GTGCCTTTACCAGTAGTAAAGATCAACTCTACTGAGCACCCAGTGAAGGTTGGTCTGTCTGATGCCTTCATGGCCTTTATTTCTTCCCCACAATCCCCAG AATCGAAAAGGAGGACGATCTACGAATATCATCGGGTTGAAGTCAACACCACTGAGATTGTAAACCGCTCTGCATTCGTGTTCAGCCCGTTACCTA CCTGCCTCCAACACACCAACTGTGACCAGTgtctccactccaacctcaCCACAGGCTGCGGCTGGTGCAACATCCTGCAGAG gtgtTCAGATGGGATAGACCGGCACAGACAGGAATGGATTGACTTCAGCTGCTCAGAGGAG GCGAAGGAGGGCACGTGTGAAGATTACAGTCAGGGAGGTGCAGACAGTTCGATGAGTCCATTCAGCTCCCCTGTTCCTGCTGCTACACCGTCCCCTGCAGCTAGGCCAGGCAGCCCTGTCACTGAGG ATTTGCAGAAGGGTTCTCCTGGTGAAGAGGAGCCTCCAGAACACACTGCAATTATTGCGGGTGTAGTGGCAGCCTTGGTCCTACTGGTCTTCTTGACCCTGCTGGCTGTGtactatataaacacacaccccACTGTCGCGCCTCCATTCTACCTCATGCAG CGCCGAACCAATAACTATTGGCCGTCCATGAAGTTTCGCAATCAGGGTTGCCATTCCAGCTATGCTGAGGTTGAACTTGGGTTTCATGAAAAGGACGGCTTTATTGAGGCAGAGCAGTGCTGA
- the plxdc1 gene encoding plexin domain-containing protein 1 isoform X1 codes for MGLCAVLLICLSQAELARVWSQELSGSLHGQSDVQRVRRDQQESSRSTQNRTGQEANGGGLAIDTLPDNMTKVVEDAQKYYSWRSFGPTDRRTQELWVDLNSVQEGQVRVHGILSNTHRQAARVALSFDFPFYGHQVRQITIATGGFIFTGEITHRMLTATQYIAPLMANFDPSFSRNSTVCYLDNGEVFVVQWDKVRLQGREAEGAFTFQAALHRNGTIVFGYRDVPLPVVKINSTEHPVKVGLSDAFMAFISSPQSPESKRRTIYEYHRVEVNTTEIVNRSAFVFSPLPTCLQHTNCDQCLHSNLTTGCGWCNILQRCSDGIDRHRQEWIDFSCSEEAKEGTCEDYSQGGADSSMSPFSSPVPAATPSPAARPGSPVTEDDTKLLFHHHDNDLQKGSPGEEEPPEHTAIIAGVVAALVLLVFLTLLAVYYINTHPTVAPPFYLMQRRTNNYWPSMKFRNQGCHSSYAEVELGFHEKDGFIEAEQC; via the exons GTTCACTGCATGGACAGTCAGATGTACAGAGAGTCAGGAGAGATCAGCAGGAGTCGAGCCGGagtacacagaacagaacaggcCAGGAGGCAAACGGAGGAGGCCTCGCCATCGACACACTGCCCGACAACATGACCAAAGTGGTG GAGGACGCTCAAAAGTATTACTCATGGCGTAGCTTTGGCCCCACTGACAGACGAACTCAGGAGCTCTGGGTGGACCTGAATTCAGTCCAGGAGGGCCAAGTAAGGGTGCACGGCATCCTGTCCAACACACACCGACAGGCAGCG CGGGTGGCCCTTTCCTTTGACTTCCCCTTCTATGGACATCAAGTGAGGCAAATCACCATAGCAACTGGAG GGTTCATTTTCACTGGAGAGATTACGCATCGCATGCTGACGGCCACCCAGTACATTGCACCTCTCATGGCCAACTTTGACCCCAGTTTCTCAAGGAACTCCACTGTGTGCTACTTGGACAATG GTGAGGTGTTTGTTGTGCAGTGGGATAAGGTGAGGCTACAGGGCAGGGAGGCAGAGGGAGCCTTCACCTTCCAGGCTGCTCTTCACCGCAACGGGACCATTGTTTTTGGCTACAGAGAC GTGCCTTTACCAGTAGTAAAGATCAACTCTACTGAGCACCCAGTGAAGGTTGGTCTGTCTGATGCCTTCATGGCCTTTATTTCTTCCCCACAATCCCCAG AATCGAAAAGGAGGACGATCTACGAATATCATCGGGTTGAAGTCAACACCACTGAGATTGTAAACCGCTCTGCATTCGTGTTCAGCCCGTTACCTA CCTGCCTCCAACACACCAACTGTGACCAGTgtctccactccaacctcaCCACAGGCTGCGGCTGGTGCAACATCCTGCAGAG gtgtTCAGATGGGATAGACCGGCACAGACAGGAATGGATTGACTTCAGCTGCTCAGAGGAG GCGAAGGAGGGCACGTGTGAAGATTACAGTCAGGGAGGTGCAGACAGTTCGATGAGTCCATTCAGCTCCCCTGTTCCTGCTGCTACACCGTCCCCTGCAGCTAGGCCAGGCAGCCCTGTCACTGAGG ACGACACCAAACTTCTCTTTCACCACCATGATAATG ATTTGCAGAAGGGTTCTCCTGGTGAAGAGGAGCCTCCAGAACACACTGCAATTATTGCGGGTGTAGTGGCAGCCTTGGTCCTACTGGTCTTCTTGACCCTGCTGGCTGTGtactatataaacacacaccccACTGTCGCGCCTCCATTCTACCTCATGCAG CGCCGAACCAATAACTATTGGCCGTCCATGAAGTTTCGCAATCAGGGTTGCCATTCCAGCTATGCTGAGGTTGAACTTGGGTTTCATGAAAAGGACGGCTTTATTGAGGCAGAGCAGTGCTGA